A stretch of the Polaribacter pacificus genome encodes the following:
- the rplC gene encoding 50S ribosomal protein L3 has protein sequence MSGLIGRKIGMTSLFDENGKNIPCTVIEAGPCVVTQVRTEEVDGYNALQLGFDDKKAKSSNKALDGHFKKAGTTAKRKVMEFQDFTKDFNLGDTVTVDLFEEGEFVDVSGTSKGKGFQGVVKRHGFAGVGQATHGQHNRLRAPGSIGAASYPARVFKGMRMAGRMGTDTVTVQNLKVLKVVLDKNLIVVKGAVPGHKNAYVTIQK, from the coding sequence ATGTCTGGATTAATAGGAAGAAAGATTGGGATGACCAGCTTATTCGACGAAAACGGGAAGAACATTCCTTGTACAGTAATCGAAGCAGGTCCTTGCGTAGTTACCCAAGTCAGAACCGAAGAGGTTGACGGCTACAATGCGCTGCAACTTGGTTTCGATGACAAAAAAGCAAAAAGTTCTAACAAAGCGTTAGACGGTCACTTCAAAAAAGCTGGGACCACTGCTAAAAGAAAAGTCATGGAATTCCAAGATTTTACAAAAGATTTTAATTTAGGAGATACTGTTACAGTGGACCTCTTTGAAGAAGGAGAGTTTGTTGATGTATCTGGTACTTCTAAAGGTAAAGGTTTTCAAGGAGTAGTAAAACGTCATGGTTTTGCCGGAGTTGGACAAGCAACACACGGACAACACAATCGTTTAAGAGCGCCAGGATCTATTGGTGCGGCTTCTTATCCTGCAAGAGTATTCAAAGGAATGCGTATGGCAGGTAGAATGGGAACCGACACAGTAACAGTTCAAAACTTGAAAGTGTTAAAGGTGGTTTTAGATAAAAACCTAATCGTTGTTAAAGGAGCAGTTCCTGGACACAAGAACGCTTACGTAACTATTCAGAAATAA
- the rpsG gene encoding 30S ribosomal protein S7, with protein sequence MRKRRAKKRILLPDPKFNDQLVTRFVNNLMWDGKKSVAFKVFYDALEIVEQKKGEEEEKSALEIWKEALSNVMPHVEVRSKRVGGATFQIPMQIRPDRKVSLAIKWLILHTRKRNEKTMAQRLAAEVLAAAKEEGAAVKKRVDVHKMAEANKAFSHFRF encoded by the coding sequence ATGAGAAAAAGAAGAGCGAAAAAAAGGATTCTTTTACCAGATCCAAAATTTAATGACCAGTTGGTTACACGTTTTGTGAACAACTTAATGTGGGATGGTAAGAAATCTGTAGCTTTCAAAGTGTTTTATGATGCTTTAGAGATCGTAGAACAGAAAAAAGGAGAAGAAGAAGAAAAATCAGCATTAGAAATTTGGAAAGAAGCATTGTCAAATGTTATGCCACACGTTGAGGTTAGATCAAAGCGTGTTGGAGGAGCAACCTTCCAAATTCCAATGCAAATTAGACCAGATAGAAAAGTTTCTTTAGCTATCAAATGGTTAATCTTACACACACGTAAGAGAAACGAAAAAACAATGGCACAACGTTTAGCTGCAGAAGTATTAGCTGCTGCTAAAGAAGAAGGAGCTGCTGTTAAGAAAAGAGTTGATGTTCATAAGATGGCAGAAGCTAATAAAGCATTCTCACACTTTAGATTCTAA
- the fusA gene encoding elongation factor G: MARDLRYTRNIGIAAHIDAGKTTTTERVLYYTGVSHKIGEVHDGAATMDWMEQEQERGITITSAATTCTWQFPLENAQPTPETKGYHFNIIDTPGHVDFTVEVNRSLRVLDGLVFLFSAVDGVEPQSETNWRLADNYKVPRIGFVNKMDRQGSDFLAVCQQVKDMLKSNAVPIVLNIGDEDDFRGVVDLVKNRAIIWHDETQGATFDVVEIPEDMKEEARKYRALLIEEVASYDEELLEKFMEDEDSITEEEVHAALRAAVMDMAIIPMICGSAFKNKGVQFLLDAVCRYLPSPMDKEGIVGINPDTDKEELRKPDVKEPFAALAFKIATDPFVGRLAFFRAYSGRLDAGSYVLNNRSGKKERISRIYQMHANKQNAIDYIEAGDIGAAVGFKSIKTGDTLSDEKHPIVLESMDFPDPVIGIAVEPKTKADVDKLGIGLGKLAEEDPTFTVRTDEASGQTIISGMGELHLDVIVDRLKREFKVEVNQGQPQVEYKEALTASADHREVYKKQSGGRGKFADIVFTMEPADEGVQGLVFESIIKGGNVPKEFVPSIEKGFKEAMKNGPLAGYEMDSMKVTLKDGSFHAVDSDQLSFELAAKLGFKAAAKQARAVIMEPLMKLEVLTPEENMGDIVGDLNRRRGQVNDMSDRAGAKVIKAIVPLSEMFGYVTALRTMSSGRATSTMEFSHYAETPSNVSEEVIAKAKG; this comes from the coding sequence ATGGCTAGAGATTTAAGATACACAAGAAATATAGGAATTGCAGCACATATTGATGCTGGAAAGACAACGACTACAGAGCGTGTTTTGTATTATACAGGAGTTTCACATAAAATTGGTGAGGTTCATGATGGTGCAGCAACAATGGACTGGATGGAGCAAGAGCAGGAAAGAGGTATTACAATTACTTCTGCTGCTACAACTTGTACATGGCAATTTCCTTTGGAGAATGCTCAACCAACTCCAGAAACTAAAGGATATCACTTTAATATTATTGATACTCCGGGTCACGTTGATTTTACAGTAGAGGTAAATCGTTCATTAAGAGTACTTGATGGATTGGTTTTCTTGTTTAGTGCTGTTGATGGTGTTGAGCCACAATCAGAAACAAACTGGAGACTTGCTGATAACTATAAAGTGCCTCGTATTGGATTTGTTAATAAAATGGATCGTCAAGGTTCTGACTTTTTAGCAGTTTGCCAACAGGTAAAAGACATGTTAAAGTCTAATGCAGTGCCAATCGTATTAAACATTGGTGATGAAGATGACTTTAGAGGTGTTGTTGATTTAGTGAAAAACCGTGCTATTATTTGGCATGATGAAACTCAAGGAGCAACTTTCGACGTTGTAGAAATTCCTGAGGATATGAAAGAAGAAGCTCGTAAGTATCGTGCACTTTTAATTGAGGAAGTAGCAAGTTATGACGAAGAGCTTTTAGAAAAATTTATGGAAGATGAAGATTCTATTACAGAAGAAGAAGTGCATGCTGCACTTAGAGCTGCTGTAATGGATATGGCTATCATTCCTATGATCTGTGGATCAGCATTTAAAAATAAAGGTGTTCAGTTCTTATTAGATGCTGTTTGTCGTTATTTACCTTCTCCAATGGATAAAGAAGGAATTGTTGGTATTAACCCAGATACAGATAAAGAAGAATTGCGTAAGCCAGATGTAAAGGAGCCTTTTGCTGCTTTAGCATTTAAGATTGCAACGGATCCTTTTGTAGGTCGTTTGGCATTCTTTAGAGCGTATTCTGGTCGTTTAGATGCAGGTTCTTACGTGTTAAATAACCGTTCAGGTAAAAAAGAACGTATTTCTCGTATTTATCAAATGCACGCGAACAAGCAAAACGCTATTGATTATATTGAGGCTGGAGATATTGGAGCTGCTGTTGGATTTAAATCTATCAAAACAGGAGATACACTTTCTGATGAAAAGCACCCTATCGTTTTAGAGTCTATGGATTTTCCAGATCCAGTAATCGGTATTGCTGTTGAGCCAAAAACCAAAGCGGATGTTGATAAATTAGGAATAGGTTTAGGAAAGTTAGCTGAAGAAGATCCAACATTTACTGTTAGAACTGATGAAGCTTCTGGACAAACTATTATTTCTGGAATGGGTGAGCTTCACTTAGATGTAATTGTTGATCGTTTAAAACGTGAATTCAAGGTAGAGGTTAACCAAGGACAACCACAAGTAGAATACAAAGAAGCATTGACTGCATCAGCAGATCACAGAGAAGTTTATAAAAAACAATCTGGGGGTCGTGGTAAGTTTGCCGATATCGTATTTACTATGGAGCCAGCAGATGAAGGCGTACAAGGATTGGTATTTGAATCAATTATCAAAGGTGGAAACGTTCCTAAAGAATTTGTTCCTTCTATTGAAAAAGGATTTAAAGAAGCTATGAAGAACGGTCCTTTAGCAGGTTACGAAATGGATTCTATGAAAGTTACTTTAAAAGATGGATCTTTCCACGCGGTGGATTCTGATCAATTATCTTTTGAGTTGGCTGCAAAATTAGGATTTAAGGCTGCTGCAAAACAAGCAAGAGCTGTAATCATGGAGCCATTGATGAAATTAGAAGTTCTTACTCCTGAAGAAAACATGGGAGATATTGTAGGAGACTTAAACAGAAGAAGAGGTCAAGTAAATGACATGAGTGATCGTGCAGGTGCTAAAGTAATTAAAGCTATTGTTCCATTATCTGAAATGTTTGGATATGTAACTGCTTTGAGAACTATGTCTTCTGGTAGAGCAACTTCTACTATGGAATTTTCTCACTATGCAGAAACACCTTCTAACGTATCAGAAGAAGTAATCGCAAAAGCTAAAGGTTAA
- the rplD gene encoding 50S ribosomal protein L4 → MKVAVLDITGKDTGRKVELSSEVFEIEPNNHAIYLDVKQHLANKRQGTHKSKERAEISGSTRKIKKQKGTGTARAGSIKSGVFRGGGRMFGPRPKDYSFKLNKNLKRLARKSALSVQAKDNNLVVVENFDFDTVKTKNFVNVLKALGLENKKSLFVLAESNNNVYLSSRNLKSSKVLNSSQLSTYGILNANKIVFTEGSLEGVESNFNK, encoded by the coding sequence ATGAAGGTAGCAGTTTTAGATATCACAGGAAAAGATACTGGTAGAAAAGTTGAACTTTCTAGCGAAGTATTCGAAATAGAGCCAAACAATCACGCTATTTACTTAGATGTAAAGCAGCATTTGGCTAACAAAAGACAAGGAACTCACAAATCGAAAGAGAGAGCTGAGATTTCTGGAAGTACAAGAAAAATCAAAAAACAAAAAGGAACAGGTACTGCTCGTGCGGGAAGTATCAAGTCTGGTGTTTTTAGAGGTGGAGGACGTATGTTCGGACCAAGACCTAAAGATTATTCTTTTAAATTAAATAAAAACTTAAAGCGTTTAGCACGTAAATCTGCCTTAAGTGTTCAAGCAAAAGACAATAATTTAGTAGTTGTAGAGAACTTTGATTTCGATACAGTAAAAACTAAAAACTTTGTCAATGTATTGAAAGCTTTAGGGTTAGAAAACAAAAAATCTTTGTTTGTGTTGGCTGAGTCGAATAATAATGTATATTTGTCATCACGAAATTTAAAAAGCTCTAAGGTTTTAAATAGCTCACAATTAAGTACTTACGGTATTTTGAATGCAAATAAAATCGTATTCACTGAAGGTTCTTTAGAAGGAGTTGAGTCAAACTTTAACAAATAA
- the rpsL gene encoding 30S ribosomal protein S12, with the protein MPTIQQLVRKGRTKITKKSKSAALKSCPQRRGVCTRVYTTTPKKPNSAMRKVARVRLTNGNEINAYIPGEGHNLQEHSIVLVRGGRVKDLPGVKYHVVRGALDTAGVEGRTQRRSKYGAKRPKK; encoded by the coding sequence ATGCCAACGATACAACAATTAGTACGTAAAGGAAGAACCAAAATAACTAAGAAGAGTAAATCGGCTGCTTTAAAATCATGTCCTCAAAGAAGAGGGGTATGTACACGTGTTTATACTACTACACCAAAAAAACCAAACTCTGCGATGCGTAAAGTAGCGAGAGTTCGTTTAACAAATGGTAATGAGATAAATGCTTACATCCCTGGAGAAGGACATAATTTACAAGAGCACTCGATAGTATTAGTTAGAGGAGGAAGGGTAAAAGATTTGCCAGGAGTAAAGTATCACGTAGTACGTGGAGCTTTAGATACAGCGGGAGTTGAGGGAAGAACTCAACGTAGATCAAAGTATGGTGCAAAACGCCCAAAGAAGTAA
- the rplW gene encoding 50S ribosomal protein L23, with protein sequence MNILIKPIITEKATTDSELNNRYTFVVDKRANKLEIKGAVEATYGVAITSVRTMNYPVQRNTKFTKKGMVTGMKGAYKKAIIQLAEGETIDFYNNL encoded by the coding sequence ATGAATATTTTAATAAAACCTATTATTACAGAAAAAGCAACAACAGATAGCGAGTTGAATAACCGTTATACTTTTGTTGTAGATAAAAGAGCTAACAAATTAGAGATCAAAGGAGCTGTAGAAGCAACTTATGGTGTCGCAATTACCTCTGTAAGAACTATGAATTATCCAGTTCAACGCAATACCAAATTCACTAAGAAAGGTATGGTTACTGGAATGAAAGGTGCTTACAAAAAGGCGATTATTCAGTTAGCAGAAGGAGAAACGATTGATTTTTATAACAATCTTTAA
- the rpsJ gene encoding 30S ribosomal protein S10 — MSQKIRIKLKSYDYNLVDKSAEKIVKTVKSTGAVVNGPIPLPTNKKIFTVLRSPHVNKKSREQFQLSAYKRLLDIYSSSSKTIDALMKLELPSGVEVEIKV; from the coding sequence ATGAGTCAAAAAATTAGAATAAAATTAAAATCTTACGATTACAATTTGGTGGATAAATCTGCTGAAAAAATCGTAAAGACTGTAAAGTCAACTGGAGCTGTAGTAAACGGTCCAATTCCTTTACCAACAAATAAAAAGATTTTTACTGTATTGCGTTCACCACACGTAAACAAAAAATCTAGAGAGCAATTTCAATTGTCTGCTTACAAGCGTTTGTTAGACATCTATAGTTCTTCTTCAAAAACTATTGATGCTTTAATGAAGTTAGAGTTGCCAAGCGGTGTTGAAGTTGAAATCAAAGTATAA